A single genomic interval of Alteromonas sp. CI.11.F.A3 harbors:
- the glnE gene encoding bifunctional [glutamate--ammonia ligase]-adenylyl-L-tyrosine phosphorylase/[glutamate--ammonia-ligase] adenylyltransferase, translated as MPTDNTITMSNAQLANETWEKLSDNERFNSDLAHHRSDLTTLFGRSLFFAETCLQHPEWVGTMLVESIPDEPHTFYKKAVTQKLENVKSEDELLRALRHCRHFHMAAITLRDGLNKQTITQSLAQVSALADVLITSAYQWIYTMLSAKHGVPYGENGPIHMYILGMGKLGGRELNFSSDIDLIFAYPEKGMTNGEKKPIENQQFFTRLAQKLIQALNKVTTDGQVYRVDMRLRPFGESGPLVMHFDAMEDYYQEQGRHWERFAMVKARVINDDNSEDVALLNAILTPFTFRRYLDFTTIDALRNMKHLIATEIRRRRLSNNIKLGAGGIREVEFFAQSFQLIHGGREPELQSKSLLTTLNKLAEFEIVETDVTEQLRTDYLFLRKIEHTLQQCQDRQTQTLPDSEWEKNALIAVLGFSSYDEFMAKLQNTMSRIHGHFNELVEEAKDTHTSEDTLYDACRDAWQLSLDKEEFSTTLTPFINAEEAQGICTQLQAFKTNQRGYRMGQKGEDTLNKLIPEILYVLIKFDPNKANNVLKRIFGVIDAITGRTTYLDLLLENPNVLQQLVKLCDRSEWIANEIKRFPLLLDELLTPLYLQQQNSDITTSKYEYAQELRQTMLRVEHDDVELAMDTWRQFKLCQQLRIAASDISGSLPIANVSDKLTVLAEVLLEQVVEAAWHQVSARFGVPSHLNDGELGFAVVGYGKLGGYELGYGSDLDLVFLHNAPRQSTTDGTKSIEAQQFYIKLAQRIMHLLNTKTLFGQLYETDLRLRPSGNAGLLCCHVDGFERYQQEEAWTWEHQALVRARGICGDISLLSAFNTVRHNILSIHRDQASLSTEVSEMRAKMRKHLLSASHQKVDLKQCVGGIADIEFMTQYWVLAHANKIESLTEFSDNLRLLDATHNADIIDEKQSHALQQAYLALREQYHHLTLADTKYAEQTEHLSQMRETVSEYWRALFGSGADIYSSNDNNNKGEQ; from the coding sequence ATGCCAACAGACAACACAATTACCATGAGCAATGCACAACTAGCTAACGAAACCTGGGAAAAGCTTTCAGATAATGAACGCTTTAATAGTGACTTAGCGCATCATCGAAGCGATCTCACCACCCTATTTGGGCGCTCGCTATTCTTTGCAGAGACTTGCCTTCAGCACCCTGAGTGGGTTGGCACTATGCTGGTTGAATCGATTCCTGACGAGCCGCACACCTTCTACAAGAAGGCTGTTACGCAAAAATTGGAAAACGTTAAATCCGAAGATGAACTGCTTCGCGCACTTCGCCACTGTCGCCACTTTCATATGGCAGCGATTACCCTACGAGATGGACTTAACAAACAGACTATTACGCAATCGTTAGCGCAGGTTTCGGCATTAGCCGATGTATTAATTACATCAGCTTATCAATGGATTTACACCATGCTAAGTGCAAAACATGGTGTGCCCTATGGTGAAAATGGTCCTATTCATATGTACATTTTGGGCATGGGGAAATTAGGTGGTCGTGAACTTAACTTTTCATCAGATATCGATTTGATTTTTGCCTATCCCGAGAAAGGCATGACAAATGGTGAAAAGAAACCCATTGAAAATCAGCAATTTTTTACCCGCCTAGCGCAAAAGTTGATTCAAGCACTTAACAAGGTCACCACCGACGGGCAAGTGTACCGAGTAGACATGCGATTACGGCCATTCGGTGAATCAGGGCCTTTGGTGATGCACTTTGACGCCATGGAAGATTATTATCAAGAGCAAGGCCGTCATTGGGAACGTTTTGCAATGGTGAAAGCGCGGGTGATCAACGACGATAATTCAGAAGACGTAGCCTTATTAAACGCCATACTTACGCCCTTTACCTTCAGGCGGTACTTAGATTTTACTACCATCGATGCACTAAGAAATATGAAGCACCTTATTGCCACCGAAATTAGACGTAGGCGCTTGAGCAATAACATTAAGCTTGGTGCGGGCGGTATTCGCGAGGTTGAATTTTTTGCGCAAAGCTTTCAGCTTATTCATGGTGGTAGAGAGCCTGAGTTACAAAGTAAGTCGCTACTTACTACCCTTAATAAGCTTGCCGAGTTTGAAATTGTTGAAACCGATGTGACTGAACAGCTGCGAACTGACTATCTCTTTCTTCGTAAAATTGAGCATACACTTCAACAATGCCAAGACCGCCAAACTCAAACCTTGCCCGATAGTGAGTGGGAGAAAAACGCATTAATTGCCGTGCTTGGTTTCAGTTCTTATGACGAGTTTATGGCGAAGCTGCAAAACACCATGTCTAGAATACATGGGCATTTCAATGAATTAGTTGAAGAAGCTAAAGATACTCACACTAGCGAAGATACGTTGTATGACGCATGCCGCGACGCTTGGCAACTCTCCCTCGATAAAGAAGAGTTTAGCACTACGCTAACCCCTTTTATTAACGCAGAGGAAGCGCAAGGTATTTGTACCCAGCTACAAGCGTTTAAAACCAATCAGCGCGGATATCGAATGGGTCAAAAAGGCGAAGACACGCTTAATAAACTCATCCCCGAAATACTGTATGTGCTGATTAAATTCGATCCTAATAAAGCAAACAATGTACTAAAACGAATCTTCGGCGTGATAGATGCAATTACGGGCAGAACAACCTATTTAGATTTATTACTGGAAAACCCCAATGTTCTGCAACAATTGGTCAAACTTTGCGACAGGAGCGAATGGATAGCAAATGAAATCAAACGCTTCCCGTTACTGTTAGATGAACTGCTCACCCCACTCTATTTACAACAGCAAAACTCAGATATCACCACTAGCAAATACGAATACGCCCAAGAGTTGCGCCAAACCATGCTGCGAGTTGAACACGACGATGTTGAGCTTGCTATGGACACTTGGCGACAGTTTAAGCTTTGTCAGCAATTGCGCATTGCCGCCAGTGATATTAGCGGCTCGCTGCCTATTGCGAATGTAAGCGATAAACTCACCGTATTAGCGGAGGTGCTTCTTGAACAGGTTGTTGAAGCAGCGTGGCACCAAGTTTCAGCGCGCTTTGGTGTGCCGAGTCACTTGAATGATGGCGAACTGGGCTTTGCGGTTGTTGGGTATGGCAAGCTTGGTGGCTATGAGCTTGGATATGGCTCTGATCTCGACCTTGTGTTTTTGCACAATGCCCCCCGTCAGTCCACCACCGATGGGACTAAGTCTATCGAAGCCCAGCAGTTTTACATCAAACTTGCTCAGCGTATTATGCACTTGCTGAATACCAAAACCTTATTTGGTCAGTTGTATGAAACAGATTTACGCTTGCGCCCCTCCGGAAATGCCGGGCTGCTTTGTTGTCATGTAGATGGATTTGAGCGCTACCAACAAGAAGAAGCGTGGACATGGGAACATCAAGCGCTGGTGAGAGCCCGCGGTATTTGTGGTGATATATCACTGCTTAGTGCGTTTAATACTGTGCGTCATAACATTCTATCTATTCATAGAGATCAGGCTTCGCTATCTACTGAAGTAAGCGAAATGCGTGCGAAAATGCGCAAGCATTTACTTTCTGCAAGTCATCAAAAAGTCGATTTGAAGCAATGTGTGGGAGGTATTGCGGACATTGAATTTATGACTCAGTACTGGGTGTTAGCCCATGCGAACAAGATTGAAAGCTTAACGGAATTTTCAGACAATTTGCGTTTACTAGACGCTACCCATAACGCAGACATTATTGATGAAAAACAATCTCACGCGCTGCAACAAGCTTACCTTGCGCTAAGAGAACAATATCATCACCTCACTCTTGCCGACACAAAGTATGCAGAGCAAACCGAGCATTTAAGTCAAATGAGAGAGACGGTAAGTGAATATTGGCGGGCATTGTTTGGCAGTGGTGCCGACATTTATAGTAGTAATGATAATAATAACAAAGGTGAGCAGTAG
- a CDS encoding DUF350 domain-containing protein encodes MDALIKLVPLGSDLWIYLAIDVSIALALLVVMKWVTGLMRKNSVTEELGIKDNFAFGISIAGGMLSLCIVLSSVVGRHIGQGYSEAATGMVTFGIVGILLVKFGRFAHDKLVLNRVDTHAMISERSVSVALVDAASLVASAIVLKDIMVWVDGSDMNAIIAIVTGFSVVLTMLLVMTRILEVRYAKDNQNDSFQGALRKGQLALAIEHSGNLLGTAMIVSAAKNLLIYNPSGYVSNVTGWLVVSVALAIALHILVLINKKVIMFGMNFRQEVDQQHNVGVASLGFTLSIGTAMVINGVLGG; translated from the coding sequence GTGGATGCTTTAATTAAACTCGTGCCGCTAGGTTCTGACTTATGGATTTACCTTGCTATCGATGTGAGTATCGCCCTAGCACTGTTGGTGGTTATGAAGTGGGTGACTGGGCTTATGAGAAAAAACTCTGTCACCGAAGAGTTGGGTATTAAAGATAATTTTGCTTTTGGTATTAGCATAGCCGGTGGCATGTTGTCGCTTTGTATCGTGCTTAGTTCGGTAGTAGGGCGACATATTGGTCAGGGCTACAGTGAAGCTGCAACTGGCATGGTCACGTTTGGTATCGTCGGGATCTTATTAGTTAAGTTTGGACGATTTGCCCACGACAAACTAGTGCTCAATCGCGTAGATACCCATGCCATGATTTCAGAGCGAAGCGTTAGTGTTGCACTGGTAGATGCTGCAAGCTTAGTTGCTAGCGCCATTGTGCTGAAAGATATTATGGTTTGGGTAGATGGTAGTGACATGAATGCCATCATTGCTATTGTGACAGGATTCTCTGTCGTACTTACCATGTTGTTGGTGATGACCCGTATTTTAGAAGTGCGCTATGCAAAAGATAATCAAAACGATTCATTTCAAGGTGCTTTGAGAAAAGGACAACTAGCTCTGGCTATCGAGCATTCGGGCAATTTGCTGGGCACCGCGATGATTGTTTCTGCAGCAAAAAACTTACTTATCTATAACCCCTCAGGTTATGTGAGTAACGTAACAGGCTGGCTAGTAGTAAGTGTAGCGCTGGCTATCGCATTGCATATACTGGTGCTAATCAACAAAAAAGTGATTATGTTTGGTATGAACTTTAGGCAAGAAGTCGACCAACAACACAACGTTGGCGTAGCTTCATTAGGCTTTACGCTAAGCATAGGTACTGCCATGGTAATTAATGGCGTACTAGGTGGTTAA
- a CDS encoding GIY-YIG nuclease family protein, translating to MYFKLPMSITANNVNTHQQPSTWYLYLIENKLGQLYTGITTSPGRRISQHRGEIVGGARALKGKGPLHFRAIFLIGDRSTASQIEYKVKRLSKEKKRAIVKQKVLPKNLFENLCEDLYRNSQYISPSKYQ from the coding sequence ATGTATTTCAAATTGCCAATGAGTATAACAGCCAACAACGTGAATACCCACCAGCAGCCATCAACTTGGTACCTTTATCTTATCGAAAATAAACTGGGTCAATTGTATACGGGCATTACGACTTCGCCGGGTCGAAGAATATCTCAGCATAGAGGTGAAATCGTAGGGGGCGCTCGGGCATTAAAGGGAAAAGGCCCTCTTCACTTTAGGGCAATTTTTTTAATCGGAGATAGGTCGACAGCTTCGCAAATTGAATACAAAGTAAAACGGCTTTCTAAAGAGAAAAAACGGGCTATCGTCAAACAGAAGGTTTTGCCTAAAAATCTATTTGAAAACCTATGTGAAGATCTATATCGAAACAGCCAGTATATTTCTCCTTCTAAGTATCAGTAA
- the hldE gene encoding bifunctional D-glycero-beta-D-manno-heptose-7-phosphate kinase/D-glycero-beta-D-manno-heptose 1-phosphate adenylyltransferase HldE — MILPDFSKAKVLIVGDLMLDRYWSGGTGRISPEAPVPVVNVQSSEDRPGGAANVAVNVATLGAKVTLLGMCGNDENAKLLRERLESFDIDCQFFAVEGQDTITKLRVMSRNQQLLRLDFEKSFADSDKSELENAFDGALDDVDIVILSDYAKGCLSNPQALIQAAKAKGKRVIVDPKGSDFTKYANATLITPNMEELNHVVGESTTEKSLVENAQSVKSDLQLDALLLTRSEQGMTLFEGNNAEFHLPAKAKEVYDVTGAGDTVVSTLAVALASKLPLQAACVLANLAASVVVGKLGTSTVTNTELALALGEQSVHLDGGVMTEGQLEMAMAAAKARGERIVMTNGCFDILHSGHVAYLEEAALLGDRLIVAVNTDDSVTKLKGPGRPVNNTNRRMAVLAGLSAVDWVVPFTEDTPQRLIASLLPDILVKGGDYQIEEIAGGKEVIANGGEVQVLTFEDGVSTTGIIERITRNRLT; from the coding sequence ATGATTTTACCAGATTTTAGTAAAGCGAAAGTGCTTATTGTAGGTGACCTAATGTTAGACCGCTATTGGAGCGGTGGCACAGGTCGTATTTCCCCTGAAGCCCCTGTACCTGTGGTGAATGTTCAGTCATCTGAAGATCGTCCTGGCGGCGCGGCCAATGTGGCTGTGAACGTAGCTACCCTTGGAGCTAAAGTTACCTTGCTCGGTATGTGCGGTAACGATGAAAATGCCAAACTATTACGTGAGCGCTTAGAGTCTTTTGATATCGATTGCCAGTTTTTTGCCGTTGAAGGCCAAGACACAATAACTAAACTTCGTGTGATGAGTAGAAATCAACAACTGCTCCGACTTGATTTCGAAAAGAGCTTTGCTGATTCAGATAAATCAGAACTAGAAAACGCGTTTGATGGCGCCCTTGATGATGTTGATATTGTTATATTATCTGACTACGCCAAGGGCTGTTTAAGCAATCCTCAGGCACTTATTCAAGCAGCGAAAGCAAAAGGCAAGCGAGTGATTGTCGACCCCAAAGGGAGCGATTTCACTAAATATGCTAATGCCACGCTAATCACACCGAATATGGAAGAGTTAAACCATGTGGTGGGCGAGTCTACAACAGAAAAGTCACTGGTTGAAAATGCGCAAAGCGTTAAATCTGATTTGCAGTTAGATGCTTTACTACTCACCCGTTCTGAACAAGGGATGACCTTGTTTGAGGGTAATAATGCAGAGTTTCATTTACCTGCAAAAGCCAAAGAAGTTTACGATGTTACCGGTGCGGGAGATACAGTTGTGTCTACGTTAGCAGTAGCTTTAGCGAGTAAATTACCCCTGCAAGCCGCTTGCGTGTTAGCTAATTTAGCCGCCAGTGTAGTGGTAGGGAAATTAGGTACGTCTACGGTAACCAATACCGAATTAGCGCTAGCCTTAGGTGAGCAATCTGTGCATTTAGATGGCGGTGTGATGACCGAAGGGCAGCTTGAGATGGCGATGGCTGCGGCGAAAGCGCGAGGCGAACGTATTGTTATGACCAATGGTTGCTTTGATATATTGCACTCTGGCCACGTAGCCTATTTAGAAGAAGCCGCGCTGCTAGGTGACAGACTTATTGTAGCAGTAAACACTGATGACTCGGTGACTAAGCTTAAAGGTCCTGGGCGGCCAGTGAACAACACTAATCGCCGCATGGCTGTGTTAGCAGGCTTAAGTGCAGTTGATTGGGTTGTGCCCTTCACTGAAGATACGCCACAGCGGTTAATTGCCTCACTTTTACCAGATATACTGGTGAAAGGTGGTGATTATCAAATTGAAGAAATCGCTGGTGGAAAAGAAGTCATTGCTAACGGCGGTGAGGTGCAGGTGTTAACGTTTGAAGATGGCGTTTCGACCACCGGAATCATAGAGCGTATAACACGAAACAGGCTAACCTAG
- a CDS encoding XrtA/PEP-CTERM system-associated ATPase gives MYESYYGLNAKPFQLTPDPGFFFASKWHKRAMSYLQYGLSQAEGFIVITGDIGTGKTTVANSLLAEIQDDIFAAQIVTPKLSPDELVKMVASKFDINTDGRSKAEILKMLEVFLYDLSTQGRRALLLVDEAQNLPLESIEELRMLSNFQLNGKPLIQSFLLGQEELQPILRAPNMEQFRQRIVASCHLAPLTLDECKEYIEYRLHHAGWNGEDLFSEGAYERIYKFTRGVPRKINTLMDRIMLFGFLEELKSFDEDAVKEVIDEVKAEMFEPESGVGHSPSQAQDFAEHPENRAIMTPGGNIIRDSKYYLDMLAELVDALDDAISHKVKMTQYVDKLMKKKFKTYVRLKSTDKSE, from the coding sequence ATGTACGAAAGTTACTACGGACTTAACGCCAAACCTTTTCAGTTAACACCAGACCCAGGCTTCTTTTTTGCCAGTAAGTGGCACAAACGCGCCATGTCATACCTTCAGTATGGGCTGTCGCAGGCTGAGGGGTTTATTGTTATCACGGGTGATATTGGTACAGGGAAAACTACCGTCGCGAATAGCTTGCTGGCTGAAATTCAAGACGATATTTTCGCAGCCCAAATCGTAACGCCGAAACTGTCTCCTGATGAGCTGGTTAAAATGGTGGCCTCAAAGTTCGATATCAATACGGACGGAAGAAGCAAAGCTGAAATTTTAAAGATGCTTGAGGTGTTCTTGTACGACTTGAGCACCCAAGGCCGCCGTGCATTACTGCTTGTTGATGAAGCTCAGAACTTGCCGCTAGAATCGATAGAAGAGCTACGTATGCTGTCTAACTTTCAGCTTAATGGTAAGCCGTTAATTCAAAGCTTTCTATTAGGCCAAGAAGAACTACAACCCATTTTGCGTGCACCTAATATGGAGCAGTTCAGACAGCGGATTGTGGCTTCTTGTCATCTAGCGCCCCTCACGTTAGATGAGTGCAAAGAGTATATTGAATATCGCTTACACCATGCTGGCTGGAATGGCGAAGATTTGTTTTCAGAAGGGGCGTATGAGCGCATCTATAAGTTTACCCGCGGTGTGCCTCGTAAAATAAATACGCTGATGGATCGTATCATGCTTTTTGGCTTTTTAGAGGAGCTTAAAAGCTTTGATGAAGATGCCGTTAAAGAAGTGATAGATGAGGTTAAAGCAGAAATGTTTGAGCCTGAGAGTGGGGTGGGCCATTCACCATCCCAAGCCCAAGATTTCGCAGAGCATCCTGAAAACAGAGCTATTATGACACCAGGCGGCAATATCATACGAGATAGTAAGTACTATCTTGATATGTTGGCAGAGTTGGTAGACGCGCTCGATGACGCAATATCACATAAAGTTAAAATGACGCAGTATGTAGATAAACTAATGAAGAAAAAGTTTAAAACTTATGTAAGGCTGAAGAGTACGGATAAGAGTGAGTAG
- a CDS encoding TIGR03016 family PEP-CTERM system-associated outer membrane protein, with product MDTTMPSVKFKNINTKCRLHGTIYLALSIASLLSPYAFADIDITGTVQGESIFQEVDSEDDGTLSLTTFSISPKLNTSLETRTFSGFWSGTITHLERDKRDDSRNDTFGEYDYSARWAPFERFVLFDASGALTYQNTDSSNYLVSDFLSNADSLSKTRSNRIATSIFSDQGNWAQGFGRVSYSNVKSERLELDLGNTLNNNILQFEGTFENGDQAKQFIWEVSGTYQDSDRDESVGGDYLARTVDAFIDTSFAKNWAIRLTGSHEANQISDRTDTTSSTREFNSYGAGLTYRQNANRYISVTANKSDSDVSNDDDSTYVGLDIEWALSNRTSVKGSYGRRFYGESASADITYNSKYFRTALSYSEDVTTTSQLLADFENLGVFVCPTNSTSISGCFQPNSLDYTTSADEQFVQLTTQNLSFDDNIILLKSTNFQAGYSFSRLTFAFSWRYDESDYLDEDRLRRTYALGTTVAYQLGNYTYLNTSVDYANVDERSNSDGINTGSTDNWNASLGLERNIGRSLKTNIDITYLEKNGDLAIGGGQFGENYTDRRITLSIIYTYQ from the coding sequence ATGGATACTACTATGCCGAGCGTAAAGTTTAAAAACATCAACACAAAGTGTCGTTTACATGGAACAATTTACTTAGCGCTTTCAATAGCTTCATTGTTGTCCCCTTATGCTTTTGCTGATATTGACATCACTGGAACTGTACAAGGTGAATCCATATTTCAGGAAGTTGATTCAGAAGACGATGGGACTTTATCATTAACAACTTTTTCTATTAGCCCTAAGCTAAATACATCTCTAGAAACGAGAACTTTTTCGGGTTTTTGGTCTGGAACGATAACTCATTTGGAGCGTGATAAGCGCGACGATAGCCGGAACGATACATTCGGTGAATACGACTACTCAGCTAGGTGGGCACCTTTCGAAAGGTTTGTATTATTTGATGCATCTGGAGCGTTAACTTATCAAAATACAGATTCTAGCAATTATCTTGTATCAGATTTTTTAAGTAATGCTGATAGCTTGTCAAAAACACGCTCCAATCGAATTGCTACTTCAATATTCTCGGACCAAGGTAATTGGGCCCAAGGTTTTGGCAGAGTGTCGTACTCAAATGTGAAGAGTGAAAGATTAGAACTGGATTTAGGGAATACGTTAAACAACAATATTCTTCAATTTGAAGGCACTTTCGAGAATGGAGACCAAGCAAAGCAATTTATTTGGGAGGTATCGGGGACATATCAAGACTCAGATAGAGATGAAAGTGTTGGCGGTGACTATTTAGCAAGAACTGTCGATGCCTTCATTGATACATCTTTTGCAAAAAACTGGGCAATACGTCTCACGGGATCTCATGAAGCCAACCAAATATCCGATAGAACCGATACAACAAGCAGTACGCGAGAGTTTAACTCTTATGGTGCAGGATTAACTTATCGACAAAACGCTAATCGATATATATCGGTAACTGCAAATAAAAGTGATTCAGACGTTTCTAACGATGATGATAGTACTTATGTGGGCTTAGACATCGAATGGGCGCTAAGTAACCGTACTTCCGTTAAGGGCAGCTACGGCAGACGCTTTTATGGTGAATCGGCTTCGGCAGATATTACTTACAATTCAAAATATTTCCGAACAGCCTTATCTTACTCTGAAGACGTAACTACCACATCACAATTATTAGCTGACTTTGAAAACTTGGGTGTTTTTGTGTGTCCGACTAACTCAACTTCAATTTCAGGTTGCTTTCAACCAAACTCTTTAGACTATACCACTAGCGCAGACGAGCAGTTCGTTCAACTTACTACTCAAAATTTATCTTTTGACGATAATATAATTCTGTTGAAAAGTACCAATTTTCAAGCCGGCTATAGCTTTTCTAGACTAACATTTGCATTTTCTTGGCGATATGATGAAAGTGATTATTTAGATGAAGATAGGTTGCGAAGAACCTATGCTTTGGGGACTACGGTAGCATACCAACTTGGTAATTATACTTATTTAAACACCAGTGTCGATTATGCAAATGTAGATGAACGTTCAAATAGTGACGGGATAAATACAGGAAGCACTGACAATTGGAATGCCTCACTAGGCTTAGAACGGAATATTGGACGCTCACTCAAAACTAATATTGACATTACTTATCTTGAGAAAAATGGTGACCTCGCAATCGGGGGTGGGCAATTTGGAGAGAATTACACGGACCGAAGAATTACCCTATCCATCATTTATACTTATCAGTAG
- a CDS encoding XrtA-associated tyrosine autokinase translates to MRNTIEKALQKQKEKESKSKFIEPKAPNDAAPVLRQEPVLTTPSATLSSSLEPFNIDLQRLSENGHIALLGERKQINEEYREIKRKLLANAFGALAKTINNPNIIMVTSSRPSEGKTFTATNLALSIASEQDKTVLLVDADVLKPNVLNTLGLERRKGLMEYLTGDVSDISEVLYPTNIDKLKIIPAGKSHHLSTEMLASHKMHETVDEFANRYPDRVVIFDTPPLIGINESAILANFAGQAVVVVEEGKAKISDIKMSVERLNPEMAIGFVVNKSVHHDTDGSGYYGYYYAERKV, encoded by the coding sequence ATGCGCAATACTATTGAGAAAGCACTTCAAAAACAAAAAGAAAAAGAAAGCAAAAGTAAATTCATAGAGCCGAAGGCTCCTAATGATGCAGCTCCCGTTTTAAGGCAAGAGCCAGTTTTAACGACCCCATCTGCAACATTGAGTTCATCATTGGAACCTTTCAATATCGATTTACAGCGGTTAAGCGAAAATGGCCACATTGCTCTGCTCGGCGAGCGGAAACAAATAAATGAAGAGTATCGTGAAATCAAAAGGAAACTGCTTGCGAATGCTTTCGGAGCACTTGCTAAAACCATTAACAATCCAAATATCATCATGGTCACAAGTAGCCGGCCATCTGAGGGAAAAACTTTCACAGCCACTAACTTGGCGCTGAGTATTGCATCTGAGCAAGATAAGACAGTGCTTTTGGTTGATGCCGATGTATTAAAACCAAATGTTTTAAATACTCTGGGCTTAGAACGTAGAAAAGGTTTAATGGAATACTTAACCGGAGATGTGAGTGATATTTCTGAAGTTCTATACCCCACTAATATTGATAAGTTAAAGATAATTCCAGCAGGGAAGTCACATCATTTATCGACCGAAATGCTTGCCAGCCATAAAATGCATGAAACTGTGGACGAGTTCGCGAATAGATACCCAGATCGTGTAGTAATCTTTGATACACCTCCTTTAATTGGCATAAATGAAAGTGCTATCTTGGCAAATTTCGCTGGGCAAGCGGTGGTGGTGGTTGAAGAAGGCAAAGCCAAAATTAGCGATATTAAAATGTCGGTTGAGCGATTAAACCCTGAGATGGCGATTGGATTTGTTGTAAATAAATCGGTCCATCATGATACCGACGGAAGCGGATATTATGGATACTACTATGCCGAGCGTAAAGTTTAA